In Longimicrobiales bacterium, the genomic stretch CTCATGGACGAGCGGTGCGGCCGTCAGGCCGCGAAGCTCTCGAGCGCGCTGCCGAGATCGCCCTCACGCAGCCGCTTCAGTGCACGGTCGCGCAGCTGGCGCACACGCTCGCGCGTGACACCCAGCATGTTGCCGATCTCTTCCAGCGTGTGCTCACGGCCGCCGTCCAGGCCGAAGTAGAGACGCACGACCTTGGCGTCACGCGGCTGCAGCGTCTCGAGTGCCTTCTCGATGTGCTCGCTCAGCAGCCGCTCCTCGACCTGCTCTTCCGGCTCGTACGCCTCGTCGTGCATGAACCGCTCGACGAGCTGGCTGTCGTCGCTGTCACCGATCGGCGCGTCCAGCCGGATCTCCGCCGCGTTCAGCGTCGACAGCGACGTCACCACTTCCGGCGTCAGCGCCGCCGCACCCGCGACCTCCTCGATCGTCGGGTCACGACGCAGCTCCTGCTTCAGCCGCTCCCGCTCGCGGAAAATGCGCGCGAGGTCGCTCGCACGATTCAGCGGCACGCGCACCGCACGCCCCTGGTTCGCCAGCGACGCGAGGATCGCCTGCCGGATCCACCATACCGCGTACGAGATGAACTTCACCCCCTGATCCGGATCGAACTTGCGCGCCGCCGTCACCAGCCCGACGTTGCCCTCCTGGATCAGGTCGATCAGCGAGACACCCCGATTCTGGTACTTCTTGGCCACACTGATCACGAAACGCAGGTTCGCACGCACCAGTGCCTGCACTGCATCCTCGTCACCGGCCAGCGCACGGTGACCCAGCTCGATCTCCTGCTGCGGCGTCAGCAGCTCGTGCCGGCTGACTTCACGCAGGTACTGATCGAGTGCCGAGCGCTCTTCGCTGGCGCCCGCGAACCCTTCTACCTCTATGTTGTGCCGCCGGCCGCGCCGACGCGCCTCGGTCACGCTTGCCATTTAGACCGCTCGCCTGCTGAATTCGACAGTACTGCACGTGCGGCAGACTCTCATCGCAACACTGCAAGGAGTCTGCCCCCTCGACCGCTTCCGTGTCTGTCGGGAATACCCCGCCGCGCGTACCTGAAACCCCGTCGCACGACAAGTAGTTCCGCGCGCGCGAGGGCGAGGAAGTTGCACTCGCAGAGCGCGCAGTCAAGAGTGGTGTGGCCGGGTATCCCGGCAGCGGGACGAGTCGTCTCGTCCTACTCCTCGGGCTCCGGCGGCGGTTCGTCCCGCCCCTGTCCGGCCGTGTCGCCCGCCAGCAGCTGCTCCAGCGACGGCGGCGCCGCCGTTCCCGGGCGCGTCAGGTCCTCGCGCAGGCCGGCCACCTCGGCAGCCAGCGCGCGGATGGCAGCCAGCACCGTGTCCCGGGGCACCCCACTCTGGAACTGGGCCAGAATCCGGTCCGCCTCCGCCTGGATCTGCCGCAGCCGGGAGTCGACCAGGTACCGTTCGTCGGGGATCCACTGGAACGGGCGGCGTGTTTCGAGGAGCCGGTCCGTGATGGCCTCGGCGCGGAGGATGCCGGCGCCGCCGTCGCCCAGCTCGTTCTGGAGCGCGGTGTCCAGTTCCCGGGCGAGCAGCTCGAGGGCCTGCTCGACGCCGTGGTCGCTGCTGAGGGGCGCGAGAGCGGCGGCCGGCGGCGGCGTCGCCGGCTGGGCGATCGCTTCATCCGGCGAGCGTCCGCAGGCGGGTGCGGCGACGAGAACCAGGGCGATGAAGGAGCGAATGCGCATTTCCGGTCACGTGACGAGGCAATCCATATGCCGGCGGATGCTGCCGCGGGAGCAGTCGTGCGACTGACCAGCGGAGCGTGCAGCCACCTCGGGCTGCGCCGGCGACGCAATGAAGATGCACTGCTGGACGCGCCGCGGCACGGGGTGTTTGCGGTCGCGGATGGAATGGGCGGCCATCCTGCCGGCGATGTGGCGAGCGGGATCGCAATCGATACGCTGCGTGAGCGGGTCGTGGCCGCAGGCGACGTCTCCACGCCGGAGCAGTTGCTCGAGCACGCCTTTGCCGCCGCCAACGACGCGCTCCTCGCCCACGCCCTGGCGCGGCCGGATCACAGCGGACTGGGCACGACGATGACGGCGCTGCTGGTGCAACCGCGCGCTGCGGTGGTCGGGCACATCGGCGACTCCCGCCTGTACCTGCTGCGCGGCGGGGAGTGGCGCCAGCTCACGACGGATCATACGTGGGTCGAGCGAGAGGTCGCGCACGGGCGCCTGACCCGTGAGGCTGCGCGCAACCACCCGCACGCCGCGGTGCTGCTGCGGGTTCTCGGCGGCGCCGATGCCGCAATCGACCGGTTCCACCTGGAGCTGCGCCCGGGTGATCGGCTGCTGCTCTGCACGGACGGTGTGTCCAACGCCGTGCAGCCGGCCGACCTCGCCGCTATCGTGCGGCAGCCGCTCGCGCCGGCCGAGATCGCGCGCCACCTGTGCGAAGCGGCGGACGCCGCGGGTGGGTTCGACAACAGCACAACGGTCGTGATCGACGTCGCATCCACTGAACAGACCTGACCACCCCGACAAGACAGCGAGGCAATGGAAGGACTCTTCGCAACCGACACCGTATTCCTGGGCAATCCTCTGCGCACGTGGCTCCTGGCCGCTGCCACGGCGCTGATCGTCTACATCGGGCTCAAGCTGCTGCGGCGCGTCCTGATCCGGTACGTAAGCCGGCTTTCGCGCCGTACGGCCACATACGCCGACGACGTCATTCGCGAGACGATCTCGCGAACCCGCGTATTCTTCATCGTCTTCGCCTCGCTGTATGCGGGTTCGCGCGTGCTCCTGATGACGCCCGACGTGCAGGGCGCGGTCAAGTTCCTCGGCGTCGTCGTCATCACGCTGCAGATCGCGATCTGGGGCAACGCCATCCTGACGGGTGTCGTCGAGGGCGAGACCAGGAAGCGGCTCGCTGCAGACCCCAACAGTGTCACCACTCTCGGTGCGCTGTCCTTCATTGGTCGCGTCCTGCTCTGGACGGTGCTGCTGCTGGTCGCGCTCGAGAATCTCGGGGTCGACGTCACGGCGCTGCTCACGGGGCTCGGCATCGGCGGCATCGCCGTCGCTCTCGCCGTGCAGAACATCCTGGGCGACCTGCTGGCTTCGTTGTCGATCGTGCTGGACAAGCCGTTCGAGGTGGGCGACTTCATCGTCATCGACGACAAGTCGGGGACCGTCGAGCGCGTGGGTCTCAAGACGTCGCGCATCCGTGCGCTGTCCGGCGAGCAGCTCGTGTTCTCGAACAGCGACCTGCTGAGCGCGCGCATCCAGAATTTCAAGCGGATGTACGAGCGCCGTATCGTGTTCTCGGTGGGTGTGACCTATGCCACGCCACGCGAGCGGCTGCAGCAGATCCCGGACATCATGCGCGCAGCGATCGAGGCGCAGGAGCACGCGCGCTTCGACCGCGCGCACTTCGCGAAGTACGGCGACTTCGCCCTGCTGTTCGAGGCCGTCTACTACGTGAAGGTGCCGGAGTACAACGTGTACATGGACGTGCAGCAGGCGATCAACCTGCGCATGCACGAGGTGTTCGAGGCGAGCGGCATCGAGTTCGCGTTTCCGACGCAGACCATCATTCTGCAGCAGCAGACCGCGCAGTAGGACAGCGGGCAACAACAGGGAAACGAAGCGGGCCGCTCCAGTCCGGAGCGGCCCGCTTCGTTTCGGTTGTGCGCAGCCGAACAGCTTACCAGCTCACCCAGAGATCGAAGCGCCAGTTTTCCGGACCGTCCAGTGCGCGGGCGAGGTCCGCGCGCACGAGCCCATCCAGGAACGTCGCGCCGACGC encodes the following:
- a CDS encoding RNA polymerase sigma factor RpoD/SigA → MASVTEARRRGRRHNIEVEGFAGASEERSALDQYLREVSRHELLTPQQEIELGHRALAGDEDAVQALVRANLRFVISVAKKYQNRGVSLIDLIQEGNVGLVTAARKFDPDQGVKFISYAVWWIRQAILASLANQGRAVRVPLNRASDLARIFRERERLKQELRRDPTIEEVAGAAALTPEVVTSLSTLNAAEIRLDAPIGDSDDSQLVERFMHDEAYEPEEQVEERLLSEHIEKALETLQPRDAKVVRLYFGLDGGREHTLEEIGNMLGVTRERVRQLRDRALKRLREGDLGSALESFAA
- a CDS encoding mechanosensitive ion channel family protein, coding for MEGLFATDTVFLGNPLRTWLLAAATALIVYIGLKLLRRVLIRYVSRLSRRTATYADDVIRETISRTRVFFIVFASLYAGSRVLLMTPDVQGAVKFLGVVVITLQIAIWGNAILTGVVEGETRKRLAADPNSVTTLGALSFIGRVLLWTVLLLVALENLGVDVTALLTGLGIGGIAVALAVQNILGDLLASLSIVLDKPFEVGDFIVIDDKSGTVERVGLKTSRIRALSGEQLVFSNSDLLSARIQNFKRMYERRIVFSVGVTYATPRERLQQIPDIMRAAIEAQEHARFDRAHFAKYGDFALLFEAVYYVKVPEYNVYMDVQQAINLRMHEVFEASGIEFAFPTQTIILQQQTAQ
- a CDS encoding protein phosphatase 2C domain-containing protein, which encodes MRLTSGACSHLGLRRRRNEDALLDAPRHGVFAVADGMGGHPAGDVASGIAIDTLRERVVAAGDVSTPEQLLEHAFAAANDALLAHALARPDHSGLGTTMTALLVQPRAAVVGHIGDSRLYLLRGGEWRQLTTDHTWVEREVAHGRLTREAARNHPHAAVLLRVLGGADAAIDRFHLELRPGDRLLLCTDGVSNAVQPADLAAIVRQPLAPAEIARHLCEAADAAGGFDNSTTVVIDVASTEQT